The following proteins are encoded in a genomic region of Primulina huaijiensis isolate GDHJ02 chromosome 3, ASM1229523v2, whole genome shotgun sequence:
- the LOC140974433 gene encoding uncharacterized protein isoform X3 encodes MTQPSETDRKEHAIKGTEVFVGGLPRTISEDKIRQEFSVCGEIVEIRLIKDQNGNLKGFCFVRFSTKEAAGRAVREKSGTLLDGKTIGVLPSIEHNALYFGNLNKAWSADEFEKLVLQVFPDVVSVDLPTVKDMQPGQKPRNRGFAFVRFSSHAAAARAQRVGSQPDFRLGNLHPAVQWAEEDPEIDPKELAKIKIAFVRNLPINVDENFLKQTFEPFGKVEKVVVSKKGGIPVGFVHFIERSDLDRAVKEMNEKEIRGPGGGPMHKLQVEVAKPMDKNKKRAHEDSESNLVQGHPKVFKEEAIVAPSINPKCHVQNELLSPDPYEDAVIALPLAVKERLLRILRLGLATRFDIDVKTLYSLKKLPESTAISILDQFMLTGPGTQHKGAYLAALISRHLVDIVGLSPSLASWPKVGATSKKESSLLSFSHRLSPPAVASFPLHSTVGRSDICAPRYLSSLYDYPLSSRALTGRLEEKSPDFLLPTGAVAGRLEEKGSDFRLPSRSIPSGSQTFQIPKIVTLEDRSRPHFEVPPSMSMAYGKIGSRIDESLPSFQATPSSSTAQARHGLNLSSDITPSADRQGSRPRVRFDPFTGEPYKFDPFTGEPIFPGS; translated from the exons ATGACCCAGCCATCCGAGACTGATCGCA AAGAGCATGCAATAAAAGGAACCGAAGTTTTTGTTGGTGGTTTGCCCCGGACCATTTCTGAAGACAAAATCCGCCAG GAATTTTCTGTGTGCGGTGAAATTGTGGAAATTCGCTTGATAAAGGATCAGAATGGCAATTTGAAG GGATTTTGCTTTGTGCGTTTTTCAACAAAAGAAGCTGCAGGTAGAGCTGTGAGAGAAAAATCTGGAACTTTG cttGACGGAAAGACTATTGGTGTCCTCCCATCAATTGAGCACAACGCTTTATACTTTGGAAACCTTAATAAAG CATGGAGTGCTGATGAGTTCGAAAAACTTGTGCTCCAG GTTTTCCCTGATGTGGTATCTGTTGACCTTCCTACGGTTAAAGACATGCAACCAGGTCAAAAGCCACGAAATCGTGGTTTTGCCTTCGTGAGATTCTCATCTCATGCT GCTGCAGCGCGTGCTCAACGAGTAGGTTCCCAACCAGATTTTCGTCTGGGTAATTTGCACCCAGCTGTTCAGTGGGCTGAGGAAGATCCTGAAATTGATCCAAAAGAGCTTGCCAAG atAAAAATAGCTTTTGTTAGAAACCTTCCCATCAATGTTGATGAGAATTTCTTGAAGCAAACATTTGAGCCTTTTGGCAAG GTTGAGAAAGTTGTGGTATCAAAAAAAGGTGGCATTCCAGTTGGGTTTGTTCATTTTATTGAGAGATCG GATCTTGACAGAGCCGTAAAAGAAATGAATGAGAAAGAAATTCGAGGACCTGGGGGAGGTCCGATGCATAAACTTCAG GTTGAAGTTGCAAAACCTATGGACAAGAACAAGAAACGAGCACATGAGGATTCAGAAAGTAATCTTGTCCAGGGTCATCCCAAAGTTTTTAAGGAGGAAGCAATTGTTGCTCCATCGATTAATCCTAAATGCCATGTCCAGAAT GAGTTGTTATCTCCTGATCCTTATGAGGATGCTGTTATAGCTTTGCCATTAGCTGTTAAAGAGCGCCTACTTCGAATCCTTCGACTTGGGCTTGCGACTCGATTTGAT ATTGATGTCAAAACTTTATACAGTCTCAAGAAATTACCCGAGTCTACTGCTATTTCCATCCTTGACCAG TTCATGTTAACAGGACCTGGTACCCAACATAAGGGTGCATATCTTGCCGCACTGATTTCTAGA CACCTAGTTGACATAGTGGGATTGAGTCCAAGCTTGGCAAGTTGGCCAAAAGTTGGCGCAACTTCTAAGAAAGAATCGAGCCTCTTAAGCTTCTCCCACCGACTGTCTCCGCCAGCTGTTGCCTCTTTTCCTTTGCACTCAACCGTGGGCAG GTCTGATATCTGTGCTCCACGTTACTTATCATCATTGTATGATTATCCCTTATCAAGCCGAGCATTAACAGGACGATTGGAGGAGAAAAGCCCAGATTTTCTCTTACCAACCGGAGCTGTAGCAGGACGATTGGAGGAGAAAGGCTCGGATTTTCGTTTACCAAGCCGATCCATCCCATCTGGATCCCAAACCTTCCAGATTCCAAAAATAGTAACTTTGGAAGACAGAAGTCGTCCTCACTTTGAGGTTCCCCCGAGCATGTCTATGGCATACGGAAAAATTGGATCAAGAATAGACGAAAGTCTCCCTTCATTTCAGGCAACACCCAGTTCATCTACAGCTCAAGCAAGACATGGGTTAAATTTGAGTTCAGACATTACACCCAGTGCCGACCGGCAAGGATCTCGCCCTCGAGTAAGATTTGACCCTTTTACTGGTGAGCCTTACAAATTCGATCCTTTCACCGGGGAACCAATTTTTCCTGGGAGTTGA
- the LOC140974433 gene encoding uncharacterized protein isoform X1: protein MTQPSETDRKEHAIKGTEVFVGGLPRTISEDKIRQEFSVCGEIVEIRLIKDQNGNLKGFCFVRFSTKEAAGRAVREKSGTLLDGKTIGVLPSIEHNALYFGNLNKAWSADEFEKLVLQVFPDVVSVDLPTVKDMQPGQKPRNRGFAFVRFSSHAAAARAQRVGSQPDFRLGNLHPAVQWAEEDPEIDPKELAKIKIAFVRNLPINVDENFLKQTFEPFGKVEKVVVSKKGGIPVGFVHFIERSDLDRAVKEMNEKEIRGPGGGPMHKLQVEVAKPMDKNKKRAHEDSESNLVQGHPKVFKEEAIVAPSINPKCHVQNQELLSPDPYEDAVIALPLAVKERLLRILRLGLATRFDIDVKTLYSLKKLPESTAISILDQFMLTGPGTQHKGAYLAALISRHLVDIVGLSPSLASWPKVGATSKKESSLLSFSHRLSPPAVASFPLHSTVGRSDICAPRYLSSLYDYPLSSRALTGRLEEKSPDFLLPTGAVAGRLEEKGSDFRLPSRSIPSGSQTFQIPKIVTLEDRSRPHFEVPPSMSMAYGKIGSRIDESLPSFQATPSSSTAQARHGLNLSSDITPSADRQGSRPRVRFDPFTGEPYKFDPFTGEPIFPGS, encoded by the exons ATGACCCAGCCATCCGAGACTGATCGCA AAGAGCATGCAATAAAAGGAACCGAAGTTTTTGTTGGTGGTTTGCCCCGGACCATTTCTGAAGACAAAATCCGCCAG GAATTTTCTGTGTGCGGTGAAATTGTGGAAATTCGCTTGATAAAGGATCAGAATGGCAATTTGAAG GGATTTTGCTTTGTGCGTTTTTCAACAAAAGAAGCTGCAGGTAGAGCTGTGAGAGAAAAATCTGGAACTTTG cttGACGGAAAGACTATTGGTGTCCTCCCATCAATTGAGCACAACGCTTTATACTTTGGAAACCTTAATAAAG CATGGAGTGCTGATGAGTTCGAAAAACTTGTGCTCCAG GTTTTCCCTGATGTGGTATCTGTTGACCTTCCTACGGTTAAAGACATGCAACCAGGTCAAAAGCCACGAAATCGTGGTTTTGCCTTCGTGAGATTCTCATCTCATGCT GCTGCAGCGCGTGCTCAACGAGTAGGTTCCCAACCAGATTTTCGTCTGGGTAATTTGCACCCAGCTGTTCAGTGGGCTGAGGAAGATCCTGAAATTGATCCAAAAGAGCTTGCCAAG atAAAAATAGCTTTTGTTAGAAACCTTCCCATCAATGTTGATGAGAATTTCTTGAAGCAAACATTTGAGCCTTTTGGCAAG GTTGAGAAAGTTGTGGTATCAAAAAAAGGTGGCATTCCAGTTGGGTTTGTTCATTTTATTGAGAGATCG GATCTTGACAGAGCCGTAAAAGAAATGAATGAGAAAGAAATTCGAGGACCTGGGGGAGGTCCGATGCATAAACTTCAG GTTGAAGTTGCAAAACCTATGGACAAGAACAAGAAACGAGCACATGAGGATTCAGAAAGTAATCTTGTCCAGGGTCATCCCAAAGTTTTTAAGGAGGAAGCAATTGTTGCTCCATCGATTAATCCTAAATGCCATGTCCAGAAT cAGGAGTTGTTATCTCCTGATCCTTATGAGGATGCTGTTATAGCTTTGCCATTAGCTGTTAAAGAGCGCCTACTTCGAATCCTTCGACTTGGGCTTGCGACTCGATTTGAT ATTGATGTCAAAACTTTATACAGTCTCAAGAAATTACCCGAGTCTACTGCTATTTCCATCCTTGACCAG TTCATGTTAACAGGACCTGGTACCCAACATAAGGGTGCATATCTTGCCGCACTGATTTCTAGA CACCTAGTTGACATAGTGGGATTGAGTCCAAGCTTGGCAAGTTGGCCAAAAGTTGGCGCAACTTCTAAGAAAGAATCGAGCCTCTTAAGCTTCTCCCACCGACTGTCTCCGCCAGCTGTTGCCTCTTTTCCTTTGCACTCAACCGTGGGCAG GTCTGATATCTGTGCTCCACGTTACTTATCATCATTGTATGATTATCCCTTATCAAGCCGAGCATTAACAGGACGATTGGAGGAGAAAAGCCCAGATTTTCTCTTACCAACCGGAGCTGTAGCAGGACGATTGGAGGAGAAAGGCTCGGATTTTCGTTTACCAAGCCGATCCATCCCATCTGGATCCCAAACCTTCCAGATTCCAAAAATAGTAACTTTGGAAGACAGAAGTCGTCCTCACTTTGAGGTTCCCCCGAGCATGTCTATGGCATACGGAAAAATTGGATCAAGAATAGACGAAAGTCTCCCTTCATTTCAGGCAACACCCAGTTCATCTACAGCTCAAGCAAGACATGGGTTAAATTTGAGTTCAGACATTACACCCAGTGCCGACCGGCAAGGATCTCGCCCTCGAGTAAGATTTGACCCTTTTACTGGTGAGCCTTACAAATTCGATCCTTTCACCGGGGAACCAATTTTTCCTGGGAGTTGA
- the LOC140974436 gene encoding small ribosomal subunit protein eS19z-like, with protein sequence MATAKTVKDVSPLEFVKAYAAHLKRSGKMELPEWTDIVKTGVLKELAPYDPDWYYIRAASMARKIYLRGGLGVGAFRRIYGGSKRNGSRPPHFCKSSGSIARNILQQLQVMGIVEMEPRGGRRITSNGQRDLDQVAGRIVVVAP encoded by the exons ATGGCGACTGCGAAGACTGTTAAAGATGTCTCCCCTCTCGAATTCGTCAAGGCATACGCCGCTCATCTCAAGCGCTCCGGCAAG ATGGAGCTTCCGGAGTGGACTGATATCGTGAAAACTGGTGTGCTCAAAGAGCTTGCTCCTTATGATCCTGACTGGTACTACATCAGGGCTG CTTCCATGGCTAGGAAGATTTATTTGAGGGGAGGTCTCGGTGTTGGTGCTTTCCGGAGAATTTATGGTGGGAGCAAGAGGAATGGGAGTCGTCCCCCTCATTTCTGCAAAAGCAGTGGGTCCATTGCTCGCAACATACTTCAACAGTTGCAGGTTATGGGCATTGTTGAGATGGAACCAAGGGG CGGAAGAAGAATCACTTCCAATGGACAAAGGGATCTTGATCAAGTTGCTGGAAGGATTGTTGTTGTTGCACCGTAG
- the LOC140974433 gene encoding uncharacterized protein isoform X2 — protein MTQPSETDRKHAIKGTEVFVGGLPRTISEDKIRQEFSVCGEIVEIRLIKDQNGNLKGFCFVRFSTKEAAGRAVREKSGTLLDGKTIGVLPSIEHNALYFGNLNKAWSADEFEKLVLQVFPDVVSVDLPTVKDMQPGQKPRNRGFAFVRFSSHAAAARAQRVGSQPDFRLGNLHPAVQWAEEDPEIDPKELAKIKIAFVRNLPINVDENFLKQTFEPFGKVEKVVVSKKGGIPVGFVHFIERSDLDRAVKEMNEKEIRGPGGGPMHKLQVEVAKPMDKNKKRAHEDSESNLVQGHPKVFKEEAIVAPSINPKCHVQNQELLSPDPYEDAVIALPLAVKERLLRILRLGLATRFDIDVKTLYSLKKLPESTAISILDQFMLTGPGTQHKGAYLAALISRHLVDIVGLSPSLASWPKVGATSKKESSLLSFSHRLSPPAVASFPLHSTVGRSDICAPRYLSSLYDYPLSSRALTGRLEEKSPDFLLPTGAVAGRLEEKGSDFRLPSRSIPSGSQTFQIPKIVTLEDRSRPHFEVPPSMSMAYGKIGSRIDESLPSFQATPSSSTAQARHGLNLSSDITPSADRQGSRPRVRFDPFTGEPYKFDPFTGEPIFPGS, from the exons ATGACCCAGCCATCCGAGACTGATCGCA AGCATGCAATAAAAGGAACCGAAGTTTTTGTTGGTGGTTTGCCCCGGACCATTTCTGAAGACAAAATCCGCCAG GAATTTTCTGTGTGCGGTGAAATTGTGGAAATTCGCTTGATAAAGGATCAGAATGGCAATTTGAAG GGATTTTGCTTTGTGCGTTTTTCAACAAAAGAAGCTGCAGGTAGAGCTGTGAGAGAAAAATCTGGAACTTTG cttGACGGAAAGACTATTGGTGTCCTCCCATCAATTGAGCACAACGCTTTATACTTTGGAAACCTTAATAAAG CATGGAGTGCTGATGAGTTCGAAAAACTTGTGCTCCAG GTTTTCCCTGATGTGGTATCTGTTGACCTTCCTACGGTTAAAGACATGCAACCAGGTCAAAAGCCACGAAATCGTGGTTTTGCCTTCGTGAGATTCTCATCTCATGCT GCTGCAGCGCGTGCTCAACGAGTAGGTTCCCAACCAGATTTTCGTCTGGGTAATTTGCACCCAGCTGTTCAGTGGGCTGAGGAAGATCCTGAAATTGATCCAAAAGAGCTTGCCAAG atAAAAATAGCTTTTGTTAGAAACCTTCCCATCAATGTTGATGAGAATTTCTTGAAGCAAACATTTGAGCCTTTTGGCAAG GTTGAGAAAGTTGTGGTATCAAAAAAAGGTGGCATTCCAGTTGGGTTTGTTCATTTTATTGAGAGATCG GATCTTGACAGAGCCGTAAAAGAAATGAATGAGAAAGAAATTCGAGGACCTGGGGGAGGTCCGATGCATAAACTTCAG GTTGAAGTTGCAAAACCTATGGACAAGAACAAGAAACGAGCACATGAGGATTCAGAAAGTAATCTTGTCCAGGGTCATCCCAAAGTTTTTAAGGAGGAAGCAATTGTTGCTCCATCGATTAATCCTAAATGCCATGTCCAGAAT cAGGAGTTGTTATCTCCTGATCCTTATGAGGATGCTGTTATAGCTTTGCCATTAGCTGTTAAAGAGCGCCTACTTCGAATCCTTCGACTTGGGCTTGCGACTCGATTTGAT ATTGATGTCAAAACTTTATACAGTCTCAAGAAATTACCCGAGTCTACTGCTATTTCCATCCTTGACCAG TTCATGTTAACAGGACCTGGTACCCAACATAAGGGTGCATATCTTGCCGCACTGATTTCTAGA CACCTAGTTGACATAGTGGGATTGAGTCCAAGCTTGGCAAGTTGGCCAAAAGTTGGCGCAACTTCTAAGAAAGAATCGAGCCTCTTAAGCTTCTCCCACCGACTGTCTCCGCCAGCTGTTGCCTCTTTTCCTTTGCACTCAACCGTGGGCAG GTCTGATATCTGTGCTCCACGTTACTTATCATCATTGTATGATTATCCCTTATCAAGCCGAGCATTAACAGGACGATTGGAGGAGAAAAGCCCAGATTTTCTCTTACCAACCGGAGCTGTAGCAGGACGATTGGAGGAGAAAGGCTCGGATTTTCGTTTACCAAGCCGATCCATCCCATCTGGATCCCAAACCTTCCAGATTCCAAAAATAGTAACTTTGGAAGACAGAAGTCGTCCTCACTTTGAGGTTCCCCCGAGCATGTCTATGGCATACGGAAAAATTGGATCAAGAATAGACGAAAGTCTCCCTTCATTTCAGGCAACACCCAGTTCATCTACAGCTCAAGCAAGACATGGGTTAAATTTGAGTTCAGACATTACACCCAGTGCCGACCGGCAAGGATCTCGCCCTCGAGTAAGATTTGACCCTTTTACTGGTGAGCCTTACAAATTCGATCCTTTCACCGGGGAACCAATTTTTCCTGGGAGTTGA